One part of the Chryseobacterium sp. 7 genome encodes these proteins:
- the lpdA gene encoding dihydrolipoyl dehydrogenase gives MNYDIIVIGSGPGGYVTAIRAAQLGFKTAIIEKENLGGICLNWGCIPTKALLKSAQVFHYINHAEDYGLNKVEASFEFPNVIQRSRGVASKMSKGIEFLMKKNKIDVILGTAKVQKGKKVSVTDKEGKVTEYTGTHIIIATGARSRELPNLPQDGKKVIGYRQALSLPEQPKSMIVVGSGAIGVEFADFYNTMGTKVTVVEFMPNIVPVEDEEISKHLEKSLKKTGIEIMTNASVESVDTSGEGVKATVKTANGNITLEADILLSAVGIAANIENIGLEEVGIQTDKGRVLVNEWYETSVPGYYAIGDIIPTQALAHVASAEGITCVEKIKGMHVEKIDYGNIPGCTYCHPEVASVGLTEKQAKEKGYEIKVGKFPLSASGKATANGNTDGFIKVIFDAKYGEWLGCHMIGEGVTDMVAEAVVARKLETTGHEIIKSIHPHPTVSEAIMEAAAAAYGEVIHI, from the coding sequence ATGAATTACGATATTATTGTCATTGGAAGTGGTCCTGGTGGATATGTTACTGCGATCAGAGCAGCACAATTAGGTTTCAAAACCGCAATTATCGAGAAAGAAAATTTAGGAGGAATCTGCCTTAACTGGGGATGTATTCCGACTAAAGCTTTATTGAAATCTGCTCAGGTTTTTCATTATATCAACCATGCTGAAGATTATGGTTTGAATAAAGTGGAGGCAAGCTTTGAATTCCCGAATGTGATTCAGAGAAGCCGTGGTGTTGCCAGCAAAATGAGCAAAGGAATCGAGTTCTTGATGAAAAAGAATAAGATTGACGTAATTCTTGGTACTGCAAAAGTACAGAAAGGTAAAAAAGTTTCTGTTACAGATAAAGAAGGAAAAGTAACCGAATATACAGGTACTCATATCATTATCGCTACAGGAGCCCGTTCAAGAGAATTACCAAACTTACCACAGGATGGTAAAAAAGTAATCGGATACAGACAGGCATTATCTCTTCCTGAGCAGCCAAAATCTATGATCGTTGTAGGTTCTGGAGCTATCGGGGTAGAATTTGCTGACTTCTATAACACAATGGGAACTAAAGTAACTGTTGTTGAATTTATGCCAAACATCGTACCTGTAGAAGATGAAGAAATCTCTAAACACTTAGAGAAATCTCTGAAAAAGACAGGAATTGAGATCATGACCAATGCATCTGTAGAAAGCGTTGATACAAGTGGTGAAGGCGTAAAAGCTACTGTAAAAACAGCTAACGGAAATATCACTCTGGAAGCTGATATCTTATTATCTGCTGTAGGTATTGCTGCTAATATCGAGAACATCGGTTTAGAAGAAGTTGGAATCCAGACAGATAAAGGAAGAGTATTGGTAAACGAATGGTACGAAACTTCAGTACCGGGTTACTATGCTATCGGAGATATCATTCCAACTCAGGCATTGGCACACGTAGCTTCTGCAGAAGGAATCACTTGTGTTGAGAAAATCAAAGGAATGCATGTTGAAAAAATCGACTATGGCAATATCCCTGGTTGTACTTACTGCCACCCTGAAGTAGCTTCTGTAGGTCTTACTGAAAAGCAGGCTAAAGAAAAAGGATACGAAATCAAAGTGGGTAAATTCCCTCTTTCTGCAAGTGGTAAAGCTACTGCAAATGGAAATACAGACGGATTTATCAAAGTAATTTTTGATGCTAAATACGGTGAGTGGTTAGGATGCCACATGATTGGTGAAGGAGTAACAGATATGGTTGCTGAAGCTGTTGTAGCTAGAAAACTGGAAACAACTGGTCACGAGATCATCAAATCTATTCACCCGCACCCAACAGTTTCTGAAGCTATTATGGAAGCTGCTGCTGCTGCTTACGGTGAAGTGATTCACATTTAA
- a CDS encoding glycoside hydrolase family 3 protein, translating into MYLKLRFKIIGIFLLGSVFISAQKPIYKNPKQPIEIRIQDLLKRMTPEEKFWQCFMIPGDLDNVPKGQYSHGIFGLQVSAGNLGDGVAGQLLKYNANEDAEKLAKKINAIQKYFVEESRLGIPIIPFDEALHGLVREGATAFPQSIALAATFNTDLMAQVSTAIAKESKLRGIRQILTPVINLASDVRWGRTEETYGEDPFLTSVMGVSFVTSFENKGIITTPKHFLANVGEGGRDSYPIHWSKRYLEETHLIPFHTAFTKGKSRSVMTSYNLLDGRPSTANHWLLTEKLKKDWNFTGFIISDASAVGGANVLHFTAKDYDDASAQAINAGLDVIFQTEYKHYKLFMPPFLDGRISKERIDDAISRVLRAKFELGLFENPYVSTKEIEELKKLNHKPLAEEAAAESFVLLQNNNQTLPVPETVKKILVVGTDAVDARLGGYSGPGNKKVNILDGLKNYTPNKDIEIMYSKGIDWNLKEFTTISNEYLTSENKKGLKGSYFSNTDLKGNPTFEKQDEQFNFKWTLYSPNPEKLQPDNYSIRWTGKLEAPDFGKYQLGLRGNDGFRLYLDGKLLIDQWEKLSYSSKTVEVDFTKGKKYDLRIEFHENRGEANLELIWNYGLQNYQKDFKEALDLAQKADYIIVTAGIHEGEFQDRSSLSLPGNQESFIHEVAKLNKPTTVVLVGGSAIKTTTWKDKVGAILDVWYPGEEGGNAVAKTLFGVENPSGKLPVTFPIEEGQLPLTYNHHPTGRGNDYYDLSGEPLYPFGFGLSYTTFEISNLQLNKTQYSENDTIIAKMNVKNTGSKTGSEVVQLYVKDLLASVSRPIIELKGFQKIELKAGESKSVTIEVPVKQLQFLNEKKEWTVEKGTYRIMIGNSSKNLPLKQNIEVL; encoded by the coding sequence ATGTATCTTAAACTTCGATTTAAAATTATAGGAATTTTCTTATTGGGCTCAGTATTTATCTCTGCTCAAAAACCTATATATAAAAATCCAAAACAACCCATTGAAATCAGAATTCAGGATCTGTTGAAGAGAATGACTCCCGAAGAAAAATTCTGGCAGTGCTTTATGATTCCCGGAGATTTGGATAACGTCCCGAAAGGACAATATTCCCACGGAATTTTTGGATTGCAGGTAAGTGCAGGAAATCTTGGGGACGGAGTCGCTGGACAATTGTTGAAGTATAATGCAAATGAAGATGCTGAGAAATTAGCAAAAAAAATCAACGCCATTCAGAAATATTTTGTGGAAGAATCAAGATTGGGAATTCCGATTATTCCCTTTGATGAAGCCTTGCACGGATTGGTTCGGGAAGGGGCGACAGCTTTTCCACAATCAATTGCTCTGGCTGCCACTTTTAATACAGATCTGATGGCTCAGGTTTCAACAGCTATTGCCAAAGAATCAAAATTAAGAGGAATCCGTCAGATTCTGACACCGGTAATTAATCTGGCTAGCGACGTAAGGTGGGGTAGAACAGAAGAAACCTATGGTGAAGATCCTTTTCTGACATCCGTGATGGGAGTCAGCTTTGTCACTTCATTTGAAAATAAGGGAATTATTACCACTCCAAAACACTTTTTAGCCAATGTGGGAGAAGGAGGAAGAGATTCATACCCGATTCATTGGAGCAAAAGATACCTTGAGGAAACTCATTTAATTCCTTTTCATACTGCCTTTACAAAAGGAAAAAGCCGTTCAGTGATGACTTCTTATAATCTGCTTGACGGAAGACCTTCCACCGCAAATCATTGGCTGCTCACAGAAAAATTAAAAAAAGACTGGAATTTCACTGGATTCATCATCAGTGATGCAAGCGCAGTGGGTGGTGCGAATGTGCTGCATTTTACGGCAAAAGATTATGATGATGCTTCTGCACAGGCTATCAATGCAGGGCTTGATGTGATTTTTCAGACAGAATATAAACATTACAAACTTTTTATGCCTCCGTTTTTGGACGGAAGAATCTCAAAAGAAAGAATTGATGATGCTATTTCAAGAGTATTGAGAGCTAAATTCGAGCTCGGATTATTTGAAAATCCTTATGTTTCGACTAAAGAAATTGAAGAATTAAAGAAATTAAATCATAAGCCTTTAGCAGAAGAAGCAGCTGCAGAATCCTTTGTCTTGCTTCAGAATAATAATCAGACACTTCCTGTTCCTGAGACTGTAAAAAAGATTCTGGTGGTGGGTACAGATGCTGTGGATGCAAGATTAGGCGGTTATTCAGGGCCGGGAAATAAGAAAGTAAATATTCTGGATGGGCTTAAAAATTATACCCCAAATAAAGACATTGAAATCATGTACTCCAAAGGTATTGATTGGAATCTAAAAGAGTTTACCACCATTTCAAATGAATACTTAACCTCCGAAAATAAAAAAGGACTAAAAGGAAGTTACTTTTCCAATACAGATTTAAAGGGAAATCCGACCTTTGAAAAACAAGATGAACAGTTTAATTTTAAATGGACTTTATATTCTCCCAATCCTGAAAAGCTTCAGCCGGATAATTATAGTATTCGCTGGACGGGTAAACTGGAAGCTCCGGATTTCGGGAAATATCAGTTGGGGCTGCGTGGAAATGATGGGTTCAGATTATATCTTGACGGAAAATTACTCATTGATCAATGGGAAAAACTAAGTTATTCTTCCAAAACAGTTGAGGTAGACTTTACAAAAGGAAAGAAATATGACCTTAGGATTGAATTCCATGAAAATCGTGGTGAAGCCAATCTGGAGCTGATCTGGAACTACGGCCTGCAAAATTATCAGAAAGATTTTAAAGAAGCTTTAGATCTTGCTCAAAAAGCAGACTATATCATTGTTACAGCCGGAATTCATGAAGGAGAATTTCAGGATCGTTCATCACTGAGTCTGCCGGGAAATCAGGAATCTTTTATTCATGAAGTTGCAAAATTAAATAAGCCGACTACAGTTGTTTTAGTGGGAGGTTCAGCCATAAAAACTACAACCTGGAAAGATAAAGTAGGAGCCATTTTAGACGTCTGGTATCCGGGTGAAGAAGGCGGAAATGCCGTTGCTAAAACGCTTTTCGGAGTTGAAAACCCATCAGGAAAGCTTCCTGTTACTTTTCCGATTGAGGAAGGTCAATTACCTTTAACTTACAATCATCATCCGACTGGAAGAGGAAATGACTACTATGATCTGAGCGGTGAACCACTTTATCCGTTTGGTTTTGGTTTGAGTTATACTACTTTTGAAATCTCCAATTTACAGTTAAATAAAACTCAGTATTCAGAAAATGATACCATCATTGCTAAAATGAATGTGAAAAATACAGGTTCAAAAACAGGAAGTGAAGTCGTTCAGTTATATGTAAAAGATTTGTTGGCATCAGTCTCAAGACCCATTATTGAGCTCAAAGGATTTCAGAAAATAGAACTGAAAGCCGGAGAATCAAAATCAGTCACCATAGAAGTCCCGGTAAAGCAATTACAGTTTTTAAATGAAAAAAAGGAATGGACAGTAGAAAAAGGAACCTACAGAATTATGATAGGCAACTCATCAAAAAACCTTCCTTTAAAACAGAATATTGAAGTTTTATAA
- a CDS encoding alpha-L-fucosidase: MPVISNIKPFFLSSFLISSIAFSQAHNVSDGYQKPTDPLVAQNLEQWQDMKFGLFMHWGTYSQWGIVESWSLCPEDESWTQRKPENGKSYYEYVKNYENLQTTFNPTQFNPQKWADAAKKAGMKYVVFTTKHHDGFAMFDTQQSDYKITSPKTPFSKNPKADVTKEIFNTFRKEGFKIGAYFSKPDWHSDDYWWSYFPPKDRNVNYDPKKYPERWNNFKKFTFNQLNEITSNYGKVDILWLDGGWVRPFNTIDQKVEWQRTIKVEQDIDMDKIGTMARKNQPGIIIVDRTVPGRWENYVTPEQAVPEHALSIPWESCITMGDSFSYVPNDNYKTSQKIIETLIKIITRGGNYLMNIAPGPTGDYDSIVYERLQQISGWMEKNQSAIFATRSIAPYHEGNYYYTQSKDHHTLNVFHLEEQSEYHAPAVLTFSIPENFKPKSVKVLGLSNKIQWKKTAENILEIKLPEERENLKYAAVIQIMQ; the protein is encoded by the coding sequence ATGCCGGTTATATCCAACATAAAACCTTTTTTTCTTTCCTCTTTTTTAATAAGTTCAATAGCATTTTCGCAGGCTCATAATGTGTCTGACGGCTATCAGAAGCCTACAGATCCTTTGGTTGCTCAGAATCTGGAGCAGTGGCAGGATATGAAATTCGGGCTCTTTATGCATTGGGGAACTTACAGCCAGTGGGGAATTGTAGAAAGCTGGAGTTTATGTCCCGAAGACGAATCATGGACACAGAGAAAACCTGAAAACGGGAAATCTTACTACGAATATGTGAAAAATTATGAAAACCTTCAGACCACTTTCAATCCAACCCAGTTCAATCCGCAAAAATGGGCTGACGCAGCGAAGAAAGCAGGAATGAAATATGTGGTTTTTACCACCAAACATCACGATGGTTTTGCCATGTTTGATACCCAACAGTCAGATTATAAAATCACATCTCCCAAGACACCATTTTCAAAAAATCCAAAAGCAGATGTGACAAAAGAAATTTTCAATACCTTCAGAAAAGAAGGATTTAAAATAGGAGCTTACTTTTCAAAACCTGACTGGCATTCTGATGATTACTGGTGGTCTTACTTTCCGCCAAAAGACAGAAATGTGAATTATGATCCGAAGAAATATCCGGAAAGATGGAATAACTTTAAAAAATTCACCTTCAATCAGCTCAACGAAATCACTTCAAATTATGGTAAAGTGGATATTCTTTGGCTGGATGGAGGCTGGGTACGTCCTTTTAACACCATAGACCAGAAAGTGGAATGGCAGCGTACCATTAAAGTAGAACAGGATATTGATATGGATAAAATAGGAACAATGGCCAGAAAAAACCAGCCTGGGATTATCATTGTGGACCGTACTGTTCCCGGCAGGTGGGAAAACTATGTGACTCCTGAGCAGGCCGTACCGGAGCATGCTCTTTCCATTCCCTGGGAAAGCTGCATCACGATGGGAGATTCCTTCTCATATGTTCCGAATGACAATTATAAAACTTCTCAAAAAATAATTGAAACCTTAATTAAAATCATTACAAGAGGAGGGAATTATCTCATGAATATCGCCCCTGGACCCACTGGAGATTACGATTCGATTGTTTATGAAAGACTACAGCAGATTTCCGGCTGGATGGAGAAAAACCAGTCTGCGATTTTTGCAACCAGAAGCATTGCGCCGTATCACGAAGGAAATTACTATTATACACAAAGCAAGGATCACCATACATTGAATGTATTTCATCTTGAAGAACAGTCAGAATATCACGCTCCGGCAGTTCTTACCTTTTCTATTCCCGAAAATTTTAAACCAAAATCAGTGAAAGTTTTAGGATTATCAAACAAAATTCAATGGAAAAAAACAGCAGAAAACATCCTCGAAATTAAATTACCTGAAGAAAGAGAAAATCTGAAATATGCTGCTGTAATTCAAATAATGCAATAG
- a CDS encoding TIGR01777 family oxidoreductase codes for MKIIIAGGTGFLGENLDKYFTEKGNQVYIFTRNPKRKNEIFWDAQTIGEWKNSLEKADVLINLTGKSVDCRYHEKNKQEIYSSRIESTKILQKAVDQCSEKPKIWLNASSATIYVHSEKHLNTEEDGVIGDDFSMNICKSWEKEFFEVKNDDIRKAALRTSIVLGKNGGAFPKLKIITKLGLGGKQGRGNQMVSWIHIDDFCKAVDWIIQHETISGIVNVTAPVPLSNENMMKKLRHKMKMPFGLNAPVWQLEIASLFLNTETELLLKSRNVYPEKLIKNGFQFSYPGFDEAILNLLES; via the coding sequence ATGAAAATAATCATAGCCGGAGGCACCGGATTCCTTGGCGAAAACTTAGACAAATACTTTACAGAAAAAGGAAATCAGGTCTACATTTTTACCCGGAATCCTAAACGTAAAAATGAAATCTTTTGGGATGCTCAAACCATAGGCGAATGGAAAAACAGTCTTGAAAAAGCAGATGTCCTCATCAACCTGACAGGAAAATCTGTCGACTGCCGTTATCATGAGAAAAATAAACAGGAAATCTATTCTTCAAGAATCGAGAGCACAAAAATATTACAGAAAGCTGTAGATCAGTGTTCTGAGAAACCAAAAATCTGGTTGAATGCAAGCTCTGCAACTATTTATGTTCATTCCGAAAAGCATCTCAATACAGAAGAAGACGGAGTTATAGGAGATGACTTTTCTATGAATATCTGCAAAAGCTGGGAAAAAGAATTTTTCGAAGTTAAAAATGACGATATACGAAAAGCTGCCCTTCGCACTTCTATTGTTCTCGGAAAAAACGGTGGCGCATTTCCAAAACTGAAAATCATTACAAAGCTTGGCCTGGGAGGAAAACAGGGAAGAGGAAATCAAATGGTAAGCTGGATTCATATTGACGATTTCTGCAAAGCAGTAGATTGGATTATTCAGCATGAGACTATTTCAGGGATTGTCAATGTAACCGCTCCGGTTCCGCTTTCCAATGAAAATATGATGAAAAAACTGAGACATAAAATGAAAATGCCTTTTGGGCTCAATGCACCAGTGTGGCAGCTGGAAATAGCATCTTTATTTCTGAATACAGAAACAGAATTGCTCTTAAAAAGCCGGAATGTTTATCCGGAAAAACTCATAAAAAATGGATTTCAGTTTTCATATCCAGGATTTGATGAAGCCATTCTTAATCTCTTGGAATCCTAA
- a CDS encoding YqjF family protein, whose translation MNFLQAEWRKLAIINYEIDPQILLPYLPKGTELDFYNGKCYVSLVGFMFLNTRLLGFPIPFHRNFEEVNLRFYVKKKENGIWKRGVVFIKEIVPKPALSFVANSIYKENYHTMPMKNQIDEKDGELLIRYSWKDKSWHSIQIMAENTTKPMEENSEFEFITEHYFGFTKKENATSEYEVCHPKWSWYTVKEHHLEIDFRKIYGNDFEYLNHQKPISVMLAEGSEIQVKTKKYIS comes from the coding sequence ATGAATTTTTTACAGGCAGAATGGCGAAAATTAGCCATCATCAATTACGAAATTGATCCTCAAATCTTATTGCCCTATCTTCCAAAAGGAACGGAACTCGATTTTTATAACGGTAAATGTTATGTAAGTCTTGTGGGATTTATGTTTTTAAATACAAGATTATTAGGGTTTCCAATCCCTTTTCACCGGAATTTTGAAGAAGTGAATCTAAGATTTTATGTAAAGAAAAAAGAAAACGGAATCTGGAAAAGAGGTGTGGTGTTCATCAAAGAGATTGTTCCAAAACCTGCATTAAGCTTTGTCGCCAATTCCATTTACAAAGAAAATTATCATACCATGCCCATGAAAAACCAGATTGATGAAAAAGATGGTGAACTTCTGATCCGGTATTCATGGAAAGATAAAAGCTGGCATTCTATCCAGATTATGGCAGAAAATACAACAAAACCAATGGAGGAAAACTCGGAATTTGAATTTATTACAGAACATTATTTTGGATTTACAAAAAAGGAAAATGCAACCTCTGAGTATGAAGTTTGCCATCCAAAATGGAGTTGGTACACCGTAAAAGAACATCATTTGGAAATTGATTTTCGAAAAATCTACGGAAATGATTTTGAATATTTAAATCACCAAAAGCCTATTTCAGTAATGCTTGCCGAAGGTTCAGAAATTCAAGTCAAAACAAAAAAATACATCAGCTAA
- a CDS encoding SRPBCC family protein, translating into MSTIYLNTVIKADIHYVFDLARNIDLHQQSTSKSHEKAIAGRTSGLIEENETVTWRAKHLGVYQNLTTKIVSMEKQVQFIDVMQKGAFKSMRHRHIFKTVNGKTLMTDIFEFESPLGIIGKLFNAIFLTGYLRKFLLKRNEMIKAIAESSTREGIAIF; encoded by the coding sequence ATGTCAACAATCTATTTAAATACAGTCATCAAAGCAGATATTCACTATGTTTTTGATCTCGCAAGAAATATTGATCTGCATCAGCAGTCTACTTCAAAATCTCATGAAAAAGCAATTGCAGGACGTACTTCAGGGCTGATTGAAGAAAATGAAACCGTAACCTGGCGTGCAAAACATCTGGGAGTGTATCAAAATCTCACAACAAAAATTGTCAGCATGGAAAAACAAGTCCAGTTCATAGATGTGATGCAGAAAGGCGCTTTCAAATCCATGCGCCACCGGCATATTTTTAAAACGGTAAACGGAAAAACTCTCATGACAGATATTTTTGAATTTGAATCTCCGCTGGGCATCATTGGGAAATTATTTAATGCCATTTTTCTTACAGGATATCTCAGAAAATTTTTACTTAAAAGAAACGAAATGATCAAAGCTATTGCAGAATCTTCAACCCGTGAAGGAATAGCCATTTTTTAA
- a CDS encoding fatty acid desaturase, whose protein sequence is MNHLEVIRAIQWKDLKHLSFKEMLIENNISLPWFFISIFLAYQQYYILALPFSGFYFLTALRQVHNGFHNSLGIGKRLTWLSLYLNSLTMMASIHAVKFNHIRHHKFCLSEDDYEGKSASMKWYQAILYGPRHMFLIHWVTFKKANKAYQQNLLLELGSIAILIAFVFYFQIHFMMYHVLVMILGEFLMAFFAVWTVHHDTHGHPDIARTQRGFWKNKLTFSMFYHMEHHLFPAVPTIKLPELAERIDKILPELNKKQTF, encoded by the coding sequence ATGAATCATCTTGAAGTTATCAGAGCAATACAATGGAAAGACCTGAAACATCTTTCCTTTAAAGAAATGCTGATTGAAAATAATATCAGTCTGCCATGGTTTTTTATTTCAATATTCCTGGCTTATCAACAATATTATATACTGGCATTACCGTTTTCAGGTTTTTATTTTCTTACAGCATTGAGACAGGTGCATAATGGTTTTCATAATTCTTTAGGGATTGGTAAGAGACTAACATGGTTGTCTTTATATCTTAACAGTTTAACTATGATGGCCTCTATTCATGCCGTAAAATTCAATCATATAAGACATCATAAATTCTGTCTTTCAGAAGATGATTATGAAGGGAAATCAGCTTCTATGAAATGGTATCAGGCTATTTTGTATGGTCCCAGACATATGTTCCTGATTCATTGGGTTACTTTCAAAAAAGCAAATAAGGCATATCAGCAAAATCTGTTGCTGGAACTGGGATCTATAGCTATTCTCATAGCCTTTGTATTTTATTTTCAAATTCATTTTATGATGTATCATGTATTGGTCATGATTTTAGGTGAATTTCTGATGGCATTTTTTGCCGTATGGACCGTTCATCACGATACCCACGGACATCCGGATATTGCAAGGACACAGCGTGGATTTTGGAAGAACAAACTCACTTTCAGTATGTTTTATCATATGGAACATCATCTTTTTCCTGCTGTACCCACCATAAAGCTTCCGGAGCTTGCAGAGAGAATAGATAAAATTTTACCGGAATTAAATAAAAAACAAACCTTTTAA
- a CDS encoding methyltransferase domain-containing protein, producing MNDLQQYFDQLQPRYYINEIASLGFTRLFRKMAVQKVKSYGDKRVLDLMSGQGENLEFIQSHNKNTAIVALDYSSAMHMKLAATFGNKLSVQQIQRDFFESQIPDHSMDIILCFYGTKTIEEHQKPIFADRLSRIIDEKGEIIIVEFVKPKIKWRFSCVKWYIEVLVSTLFGSEFGKLFHYINKNESLEDLKNQFVKNKLSIISHKRYLDLVEILHVKRN from the coding sequence ATGAATGATCTGCAACAATATTTTGACCAGCTGCAACCCAGATATTATATTAATGAAATTGCATCTTTAGGATTTACCAGACTGTTCAGAAAGATGGCCGTTCAAAAAGTGAAAAGCTATGGAGATAAAAGAGTTTTGGATCTGATGAGCGGACAGGGAGAAAACCTGGAATTTATACAGTCACATAATAAAAATACAGCAATTGTAGCATTGGATTACTCTTCAGCAATGCATATGAAACTAGCTGCAACATTTGGAAATAAACTATCAGTACAGCAAATTCAAAGAGATTTTTTTGAAAGCCAAATTCCGGATCATTCTATGGACATTATCCTCTGCTTTTACGGAACAAAGACGATAGAAGAACATCAGAAACCGATTTTTGCCGATAGATTGTCAAGGATTATTGATGAAAAAGGTGAAATCATCATTGTAGAATTTGTAAAACCGAAAATAAAGTGGAGATTCAGCTGTGTGAAATGGTATATCGAAGTGCTTGTTTCGACGCTTTTTGGAAGCGAATTTGGAAAACTTTTCCATTATATCAATAAAAATGAAAGTCTTGAAGATCTTAAAAACCAGTTTGTTAAAAATAAACTTTCTATCATATCTCACAAAAGATACCTGGACCTGGTTGAAATTCTTCATGTGAAAAGAAACTGA
- a CDS encoding GbsR/MarR family transcriptional regulator, translating to MQLSEAKEKYIQTWGTFATNWGINRTMAQVHALLLASGRPLSTDEVMEQLEISRGNANMNLRALIDWGIVKKEFVKGDRKEYFVAEKDVWYLFKQITKERRKREIEPVISFLEELKNIEDKDSEEAQEFIKLMNDFSSVTGKINNIMDLAIKSDDHWLVGKITNLLK from the coding sequence ATGCAACTTTCAGAGGCAAAAGAAAAATACATTCAGACCTGGGGAACCTTTGCTACCAATTGGGGAATCAACCGTACGATGGCACAGGTGCATGCACTGCTTTTGGCAAGTGGAAGACCTCTTTCTACCGATGAAGTGATGGAACAGCTCGAGATTTCAAGAGGAAATGCCAATATGAACCTTCGTGCCTTGATAGACTGGGGAATTGTGAAGAAAGAGTTTGTGAAAGGTGACCGTAAAGAATATTTTGTTGCAGAAAAAGATGTCTGGTACCTGTTCAAACAAATTACAAAAGAACGCAGAAAAAGAGAAATAGAACCTGTGATTTCTTTTCTTGAAGAATTAAAAAATATAGAGGATAAAGATTCGGAAGAAGCTCAGGAATTCATTAAACTGATGAACGATTTCAGTTCTGTAACCGGAAAAATCAATAACATCATGGATCTGGCGATAAAAAGTGATGATCATTGGCTGGTAGGGAAGATTACCAATCTGCTGAAATAA